Sequence from the Nitrospinaceae bacterium genome:
AATCTTCGATCGCCCTCGAAAATCTGACCGGCGGCTTTTCCGCCGATGGCGATTTCAACGACTTCCTGAACGTCTGAAACATTGAGGCCCAATCGAGCCATTTCAGGCCGTCTCAAATTGAGAGTGAGAACCGGAAGTCCCGTCACTTGTTCCGCCTTGACGTCAGACGCGCCCACAACTTTAATCAGGGTATGTTCAATTTTTTCCGCTATGGAAACCAGAGTGTCTAGATCATCCCCGAATACTTTAACGGCCACATCGCTCCTCACACCGGCGATCAATTCGTTGAACCGCATTTCAATGGGCTGAATGATTTCATATTTACTTCCCGGAACCTGGGCCATTTTTTCTTCAAGTTCTTTAACGAGGTCGGATTTAGGCCGGGCAGGATCGGGCCACTCCGACCGGGGTTTCATGATCGCGAACATATCGGCCACGCTCGGGGGCATGGGATCGGTTGCGATATCCGCGGTGCCTATTTTGGTAAAAACGGTGTCGATTTCCGGTAGTTCCTTTACTTTTTTCTCCAAAGGACCTTGCATCTCAATGGCCTGTGAAAGGCTGGTGCCAGGGACACGCAAAGCGTGAATCGCAAGGTCCCTTTCGTCCAGGGTGGGGAGAAATTCGCTTCCCATTCGTGTGGACAACAGAAGGCTTAGAACCACCAGAACCCCGGCAAACGTGATGACAGCCGAGCGGTTGTATAAAGAGAATTTTAATAAGGGAGCGTAAATGCCGCGAGCCCACTTTAGAAATGGGTTTTCCTTTTCCGAAATCTGGCCGGAAGAAAACTGCGCCATCATGGCGGGAATGAATGTGATCGATAAAATCAAGGCTCCGGTCAAAGCGGCCAAAACGGTGAACGCCATTGGCTGAAACATTTTTCCTTCGATCCCCGTCAGAGTCAGGATGGGGAGATAGACGATCATGATGATGAAAACGCCGAAGATACTAGGACTGGATACTTCCTTGGCGGCGTCTTGAACTACTGCGAAACGTTCATCGCGGGAAAGGATCCGGCCCAGTCGTTTTTGTTCCTCAGCCAATCTTCGGCTGCAGTTCTCCACGATGATGACGGCCCCATCGACGATGATGCCGAAGTCGATGGCGCCCAGGCTCAAAAGATTGCCACTGATTTTATTGCTCACCATGCCTGTGACCGCAAACAGCATGGATAGCGGAATCACCAGAGCGGTGATCAAGGCGGCACGGAAGTTTCCCAGTAGCAGGAAGAGGACGACGATGACCAATATCGCTCCTTCGAGAAGATTGTTTCTTACGGTTTTCAAGGTTGCGTTGACCAGATTGGTGCGATCGTAAACCGTTCTAGCAAGCACTCCTTCTGGAAGAGTTTTGTTTACCTCTTCAATTTTTTTAGAAACTCTTTGAGCGACCGTGCGGCTGTTTTCGCCCTTGAGCATAAACACCGTTCCCAGAACAACTTCCCTGCCGTTTTGTGTGGCCGCGCCAGTGCGCAGTTCCCGTCCAAGCTCAACCTTTGCCACATCCTGAATGTAAAGCGGAACCCCCCGTTGAGAACCCACGACAATTTTCCGGATCTCTTCCAGGCCGGAAACCTGGCCCGGGGTTCTTATGAGATACTGTTCCCCGCTGTGCTCGATGTAGCCTGCTCCCACGTTGGCATTGTTTTTTATCAATGCTTCCATGATGTCCTGAAATGTTATTCCATACGCGATCAGTTTTTCGGGATCCGGCGATACCTGAAACTGTTTCACATAACCCCCGGTGCTATTCACCTCCGTCACGCCGGGGACATTTCGAAGCTGGGGCCGAATGATCCAGTCCTGAATGCTTCTCAATTCCGTTGGCGAATAGGAACTCCCGTCCGGTTTTCTAAAACCGTTCTCCTGATCCACAGTCCACATGAAGATCTCACCCAAGCCAGTAGCGATGGGGCCTAAAATGGGTTCTATCCCTGTAGGCAGTTTACTTTTTACCTCTTGCAGCCGGGAGCTGAGTAGCTGGCGGGCAAAATAAATGTCCGTATCATCTTCAAAAATTACGGTCACTTGGGAAAGCCCGTAGCGGGAAAGCGAACGGGTATGGGACATTTTGGGAAGGCCGGCGATGGCAGTTTCGACTGGAAAGGTGATTCGTTGTTCCACCTCAGCAGGGGTGAAGCCGGGAGCTTCCGTATTGATCTGAACCTGGACATTGGTGATGTCTGGAACCGCGTCGATAGGGAGGATTTGAAAATTATAAATCCCCAGAATTGCGATTCCCAGGGTGGCGATGATGACAAACAGCCTTTGCCGGATAGAAATGTTTAAAATCCGTTCAAGCATGGAAACTCCTTGACTCAATGGTCGTGAGAGGCTGAGGATTTTTCAATTTCGGCTTTGACCGCGAAACTGTTTTGCGCCACGTATTGTTCGCCTTTGGACAAACCCTGTAAAACTTCCACCCGCTGTCCGTCGTTTTGCCCCAACTCCAGGGGCCGGGCCTCGAAGAGATTGCCATATTTAACGAAAACCACTGACCAGTCCCGGACCGTTTGAATCGCTTCCATCGAAACGGCGAGAGGAACGGTTCGTTCTTCAAGAACCAGTTCCAGCGTGACAAAAGTGCCGGGACGCCAGCGTCTGCCGGGATTTGCAATCACCACCCGGCCTGTGACCATTCTAGATTTTTCATCGACGATTGAATCGAGATAGGTCAACTTCCCCTTGGCTTCCATTTCCAGCGTGTCGTTTTTTACCAGAACACTCTGTCCCAATTTTACGTTTTTAAGATCTTTTATAGGAATGGAGATATTCACCCAGACGTCGGAAAAATCGGCAAGAAGAAAAACGTCATCGTCTTTTTTAACCGCTTCCCCGGTGGTCAAATGTTTTTTGATGATAAAACCTGCCAGGGGAGATTTGAGTTCGTGATGTGTGAAAACGTTTTCTTCCTGATCGGTCAATGCACTGATTTCCGCTTGCGTCAGGCCAAGTGCAAACAATTTTTGCCTTGCTGTTTGCAGGTTGAACTGCTCCATTTCCATGGTCCGTTTTTTCTGGGAAACCGTCCAGGGGCCGTCATAAGCGATTTTTTCGCGCAGAGCGATGTACCTGGCCTCGGTACTTTTGTAGTCCTCCTCGGCCAACAGGTATTCAGATTCCGAGGAAATTCCTTTGTTAAAAAGATTTTTCTCGCGGAGATAGACGGATTTGGTGAGTTTCAGTTTTGCATACGCAGGAATGAGCAATTCCCGGCTTTTCCCGATTTGAAGGCCCTTGAGGTCTACGTATAATTTTTCCAGATCCAGTTCCTGTTCAAGAAGATCCAACATCTTGGAAGTGTTTTCAAACAGGAGGGATTCTCTTTCCAGATCGGTTTTGGCCAGATCGGCATTTTTGACCGCCCCAAGATAATTTATTTTTGCGTCGGCCAACTCCCGGCTTTCAAGGACAGCAAGAATTTCTCCCTTCTTCACTTGGTCTCCCAGGTCTTTAAATACTTTTTTTACTACCCCGTCCAATCGCGGAACAATGTGAACGACCCGCTCTTCATTCAGCGCGATTTCTCCGGTCAATCTGAGAGTGTCGTTCAATTGGGCTGGGCCCGCGGTCGCGAAGGTCATGCCAGCATTCGCAATGGCTTCCTCGGGAAGCTCGATCCTGGCCTCAATTTGCGAAAATTCCCATTCATAACTTTGATCCTTCCATTGAATTTGAATCTTTACGTCAAAAGAATGAGGTTCCACAACCGTTTTATTTCCCAGAAGATAGTTGCCCGAAGGTTTGAAATTGATCGCATCGATACGATCCAGCCTTTTCAGATGAATGGTCAAATCAATTTGCTCCAGAGGAATATGCTTTCCCTGGGAATCTGTGACGTAAACTCTGAATTGAGGAGGGACACCTTTTTCAAAAATTTTGACCTCAACCTGTAAATCATTATTTACGAGCAACCAACCGCCATGCTCTCCACGCGGAAGGGAATCAGCCATTTTCGATTCTTCGTGATGCTCATGTTCTGTGGCGGAAGGCTCGTGTTCAGTATCGTGATCGTGTGTGTCATGCTCCGAAGAAGAGGCCTCCGTGTCATGATCATGCGCGTGGTGACCCGAGGGGGAAGTTTCCATATTTAAAATTATCAAAGCTAAAACTGTTCCCACGACAAGAATCGCGATTATTGGCGTTGAAATGGGGCTCTTCATGGCCGCGATTCTCCCTTCGGGGTTGCCAAAGGTTGATGGCCAGGCGCCAGAGGTTCTCCTATGAGCCGCTCCACATCCGCAACCGCCTTATGATGAGTTGCCAGCGCTTCAAGGTATTGACCTTGAGCTTCAAAAAATATTTTTTGACTGTCCAGAACATCCAGATAGCCAAACTTGCCAAAACGATACCCTTCGTTAACTCCGTCGAAAGCTTTTTGCGCGCCGGGAAGTATATTGGTTTTGATTTCAATCACCTGTGAATGGGAAAAATCCACGGTGTTGTAAGCTTCCAAAAGAGTTTTGGTGACTTTCAACTCCGCGGCGCGTTTTTCCGCATTGACTTTGGCCAGTTTATGATGGGCCTCGCTAATGGCTCCCTGGTTTCGGTCAAACAACTGCAAAGGAATGGAAAATCCAAAAATCAGGGTGTTGTCGTCCGTTTCCTCAATGCGCCTGAAACCTCCGATGAGGTTGAGGTTGGGGATTCTTTTAGAAAATTCCCGATCCAAAACAGCCTGCCTTTGCTCCAACTCCGTCCCCCACCGTTGAAGGTCAGGATTGTCCGCCAAGCGATCCATCAATTGTTCCAGAGAAGGGAGTGGGGAAATCGCAAACAAATCCCCCAAAGCGGATTCAAATGCCGGTTGATTGTTTTCCCAATGGATGGAAAGATTCCGGCGGGCAATTTTGAGTGCTCGCTTTTCTTTTGCGAGCTTGATTCGCATGGAGGAGACAGTGATTTCCGCTTTGGTTTTCTCTAAGGAGGCCACTTTTCCCGCTTTAACCCTTTCAGTGACCGCGTTAAGGAATTTTTCTCCAAGGCCTTCGAGATTTTGTGCGAGAAGCACTTTTTCCTGAGCTTTCAACACATCGACATAGGCTTTGGAAACCTGCGTCAACACATCCATGCGCTTGGTTTCATAATCCCAACCCGCCAGTTCTCCGGAAAGATCATCGGCCCGCAAGCGGGCGCCTCTCTTACCACCAAGCTCTATCAATTGACTGAGCTGAATGGTTGTTTGTGATTGACTGAAGCCATTAAAATTCCCGGACCCTGCGGCGTCTTCCACCAAAATATCGAATTGCGGGTTGGGAAGAAGCCCCGATTGCAAAGCACGGGCCTCGCGGGCGCGTTGCTCCGCGGAAAAAGCCTCAAGCTCCGGGTCTTTGAGCAATGCCAGTGAAAGCGCTTTTTGCAGAGTGATGGATTTTGTCGGATCCTTGATGAGTTCGATGGAACCCTCCGTGCCTGCAAAGCTGGAATTCGGAATTAAGATAAGCAAAAACAGCCCAAACCTTAAAAAGTTCAGAGATCGTTTCATGGGTTTTTCCTGGATAAATTCGGAACATAGGGACCCCTGCAAATTCATTCCAATGGAAATGAAAAAGCAATAGTCCACGCAGAAAAAACCAAAAAGGTTCGTTCCGATGTTAAGAAAATCAGTGATAAATCAGAAAAGAATTAAACGAAACGAAGGGGCGGGGAACGTTCTTTGGGAGTATCTCTTAAACCTGAATACTCAAAGTCCAGCAGGTCCTGTAAAAAGGGGTGGAATGAGGCCGGTTCGGAAACAAAAAATGGCTTTTGAGTATTTCCGCTCTTAAAAGTCTTGAACGTTTTGATGGGGTGGACGCTTGATTTTTGAAGGGTGACTTCAAAATAATTTGTTTCAGAATCAGTGTCAGAGTGAGAATGATGCTCTTCTTCCTGCCAGGGGGTTTTTGCATCATGACCGATTAATCGAACAAAGCCATTCAACTCATTCGAATGGAAATGCCCTTGATGAGTATGCTGAGACAGTTCACTTGGATGAGTGTGAGAGTTGTCCGGGTGATAATGGAAAAACGGCAGTCCCAATAAAAGAACAGCCAGGGCAACGATCAATCCGGATTTTCTTTTGGCAAATCCAATCATAGTCAAAGTAGAATGACCCGCTAAAATTTTTCACATGAGATTTCTACATTATAACAAAACCATTAGTAAAATCATTACTTTATTCTATTCAATGAATCACACCCTGACCCGGTTCTAATTTGAACGATCCTTTTTAATTTAAACCTTCAAAGAAAAACTCAATTCGTTTTCCGAGCAGAGGCTATCTAAAACCCTATTTTGCCCCGGCCCGTTTTGAAAAGCTGGATAACGGCATAAAGCATTGAAAAAATGCGTATTAAATGGGTTTCCCGGAGAGGGCTTTGGGGTGAAAAATGCGGGAGGGAGCAAGATGGGCTTAGAAAAGACGGGAAGAATCCAAGTTCTTCTTTAAATTATTGAGATTAGTCCGTCGCGGCGAATACTTTGGATTTTATTTTAAGAGAGATACATAGGTTTTATCTTTGCAGGTCATACTCAGCCACGCTTTCCAGATAATTTTCTGAGGGAAGAGGCAATATTTTTTCCTTCTTTATCTGTGTTTCCGGCAGAATCACCCTGAAACAGGAACCCTCTTGAGGAATACTGGATACAATTATATTTCCTCCATGGCGGTTTGTGATTTTTTTGCATATCGTTAAACCCATTCCGCTTCCTTCATATTCATTTTTCCCATGCAAACGCTCAAAGGGTTTGAATATGCGGTCCAGGTATTTTTCATCAAAACCAATGCCATTGTCTTTGAAAACAAACTCCCAAAAACCATTCTCAATGGTGCGGGCGCTTATTTCAACGACAGGAGGTTCATCACCTCTTTTGAACTTTATCGCATTCGCAACCAGGTTTTGAAACAACTGATGGATTTGAAAGGAATCGACTTGCAGAGTGGGCAAAGGGTCACAGCTTATTTGAGCATTGGATTTACAGATTTTGGTTTCCAAATTTTCCAATACCCCGGAAAAAACTTTATTCAAGTCGGTTTCTTCAAACGGTTTCGCTTTGGTTCCTACTTTTGAATATTCTAAAAGGTCATCGATGAATTGTTTCATTCGTTGTGCGGCATTCTGCATTCGCTCCAGATAATTTTGGCTCTTTTCATCGATGTTGGAAATTTGTGCGGTCAACCGGTCTCCAAAGGTGATTATTTTGCGCAAAGGCTCCTGAAGGTCATGAGAGGCAATGGTTGCAAAATCGTGCAATTCCTGGTTGCTTCGTTTTAACTCCTTTGAATAAAGCTTTAAGGACTGTTCCGCAATCCTTCGCTGCTCTATTTCACTTTTCAAAATGGTGTTGGTTGTAGCCAGTTCTTTTTCCCGCTTTTCAATATTAGAAATCATTTGGTTAAAACCCATATAAAGCTCGCCAATTTCGTCCTGGCAGTCGTGATTCACCCGGATCGAGTAGTCATTTTTATTCGAGATTTCCTTAGTGGCCTTGACCAGGGTAAGAATGGGTTTGGAGAGAATTTTTTGCAGTAAAAATGAAATTGCCAGCGCGACAGCAAAGGTGACCAGAATAATGATTCCAACAATAATAAGGTATTTTTTTAATACATCGTGATACTCTTTCAAGTCCGCGGAAAGATAGATCTCGCCAATTTTTTGATCCTTCAGGAAAATAGGCCGTTTCAGGCCAATTTTACCGCTGTCAATAGTATGCGAAGAGTTTTCTTTGACCGTGGGATTGTACTTGGTTAATTCTTGACCTTCGTAGGTTACGAAAATATTTCCCTTCAAATCATAGATAGCGGCATATTGAATGTTTGAATTTTCCTTGAGCGAAGACAGAATCGTGGCAGCCGTCGCCTTGTCATCGAAGTAAACGGCGGCTCTACTGTTTGCTCCGACCGTTCCTGCCAGAATAGTCAGGTTTTTAAGTATATTCTTCTTGAAAATCTGTAAATCGTTATAAATAAAAAATGTAGAAGAAGTCACCAGTGTCGCGAACGATACAAACAATAGGACAATGATCAATTTTGTTTTGATCGGAAAAGCGCCAAACTTTTTCATTTTAATCAATCCTCACCACATCCAGCGCCAGATTGAGTAGTTCCGAACTGACCATAATTCCTGAACGTTCGAAGGCGGATCGATTGATCTCAAAATGCATCCTGTTATTTACTTTTTTGAAGTTGATCGCCACTAACGAGTGGGTGATTTCATCGGCTTCTGTCACCACCAGGGTGGGAGCATTTTTTATTTCACCGGCCAACTGATCCATTTCAGGTTTGTCCAGAAAACTGGTGTAGATGAGGTGGCAGGTGCCAAGGCGGTCAAGTGGGACATGGCGTCGGACAAGGATTTCCCTTCTTAAGATCCCGTGATCGTTAATATAGTCAAAAATATCGCCAAACTCTTCTTCTCCGTGAAGACAAATATTAAGAGGCTCCTCACCCTGTGTTGAACTATAAAATTCAGGCCATCGAATAAAATTTGAAAACTTCAAAATAAGGCCGGCTTTGATGGTGGGCTCACGATCAATGTTTTGATCGGCAAAAACCGAACCCGAACTCAAAGGGTTGCTCGGCAGGAGAAAGGCGAAAAGAAGATAGCCGGCTAATTTTGAATATTTTTTAAGCATAGAAAAAACTCTTGTGAGGTGTCCTGTTATTAATTGAAAAAGTATACCGGTATTTAAATAAAAGGATTTACTCTATTATTATAACAAGACTGATCGTCAGATATCTAATAAACAATTAATAATCAATCGATTATAAGCAGGTGTCGGGGCGGCTTTTGGCAGGGAAGCAGGGGTTTTTCAAAGCAAAAGCCCTGTTGAAAATACCCTGTCTGGGGTAGCGGGCAGGAGCCAGAAAAATGAAAAAAATCTTCAGACCCCCTTTGTGATTGAGTCATAAGCGATGACATCTATTAAAAGACAGCGGATGGAAAGTAGACGCCTTGGGGTTCGTCATAGTGACCCAGCGACATGATAGTGAGGGGTTTTAACACTCGAAAGCCCTCTTTCAGGCACCACCGAAATAGATCCGAGTGACGGACTGGCAAAAGAAAAGAAAAAGACTCCGAAGTCAATTTTCCTATTCCCAGGATAAGCGCTTTCATATCTTCATCTGTTTTTGCCACACAATGGTTTGTCATCCGGGAGGTCATTGATGAAGCATAGGCGGTTAAGTCATTCCCACGTATCACGCCAAATGGCGAAAAATATTTAACCGCGGTTTCAATTTCTTGAGTTCGCTCAAAACCAAAAACTTCAGCGCAAATCTTGGCGCACCGTTTGACCTCTCTTATAGTCAGTGGTTTAACATTAAACCCTTGAGTAAAAACCGGGTTTTTGGGTTTTCCCTCTATCAAAAGCAGCGAATCTTTAACATCAAAGCCTAATGAAGTGTAAAGAGATATCGCCTCTGTATTAGAGGTTTCCTGAATCAGGCGAAT
This genomic interval carries:
- a CDS encoding cation transporter; the encoded protein is MLERILNISIRQRLFVIIATLGIAILGIYNFQILPIDAVPDITNVQVQINTEAPGFTPAEVEQRITFPVETAIAGLPKMSHTRSLSRYGLSQVTVIFEDDTDIYFARQLLSSRLQEVKSKLPTGIEPILGPIATGLGEIFMWTVDQENGFRKPDGSSYSPTELRSIQDWIIRPQLRNVPGVTEVNSTGGYVKQFQVSPDPEKLIAYGITFQDIMEALIKNNANVGAGYIEHSGEQYLIRTPGQVSGLEEIRKIVVGSQRGVPLYIQDVAKVELGRELRTGAATQNGREVVLGTVFMLKGENSRTVAQRVSKKIEEVNKTLPEGVLARTVYDRTNLVNATLKTVRNNLLEGAILVIVVLFLLLGNFRAALITALVIPLSMLFAVTGMVSNKISGNLLSLGAIDFGIIVDGAVIIVENCSRRLAEEQKRLGRILSRDERFAVVQDAAKEVSSPSIFGVFIIMIVYLPILTLTGIEGKMFQPMAFTVLAALTGALILSITFIPAMMAQFSSGQISEKENPFLKWARGIYAPLLKFSLYNRSAVITFAGVLVVLSLLLSTRMGSEFLPTLDERDLAIHALRVPGTSLSQAIEMQGPLEKKVKELPEIDTVFTKIGTADIATDPMPPSVADMFAIMKPRSEWPDPARPKSDLVKELEEKMAQVPGSKYEIIQPIEMRFNELIAGVRSDVAVKVFGDDLDTLVSIAEKIEHTLIKVVGASDVKAEQVTGLPVLTLNLRRPEMARLGLNVSDVQEVVEIAIGGKAAGQIFEGDRRFELIVRLPEATRKNLDLLKRLPISLPKDLGTRPDRVSFTDKPGTHPNSNFVPLGSVADFKIVKGPNQISRENGKRRIVVTANVRGRDLGSFVKESQKVIEEEVSIPPGYWISWGGQFEHLISAAKRLWVVVPIALTLIFLLLFAAFGTVKNAILVFSGVPLALTGGFFSLWVRGIPLSISAAVGFIALSGVAVLNGVVMISFINKLREEGTALDEAIIQGSLTRLRPVLMTALVASLGFIPMALATGAGAEVQRPLATVVIGGILSSTVLTLLVLPALYRVFHFREETVPDSF
- a CDS encoding N-acetyltransferase; translation: MKIEIRQATPADAETCGRIIYESFKGVSDRHGFPCDFPSVKTATQITSMFIMNGSVFSLVAEMDGSVVGCNFLHEGHPIRSVGPLAVDPDLQNRGIGRLLMGKTMDRAKNSMGIRLIQETSNTEAISLYTSLGFDVKDSLLLIEGKPKNPVFTQGFNVKPLTIREVKRCAKICAEVFGFERTQEIETAVKYFSPFGVIRGNDLTAYASSMTSRMTNHCVAKTDEDMKALILGIGKLTSESFSFLLPVRHSDLFRWCLKEGFRVLKPLTIMSLGHYDEPQGVYFPSAVF
- the czcC gene encoding outer membrane protein CzcC codes for the protein MKRSLNFLRFGLFLLILIPNSSFAGTEGSIELIKDPTKSITLQKALSLALLKDPELEAFSAEQRAREARALQSGLLPNPQFDILVEDAAGSGNFNGFSQSQTTIQLSQLIELGGKRGARLRADDLSGELAGWDYETKRMDVLTQVSKAYVDVLKAQEKVLLAQNLEGLGEKFLNAVTERVKAGKVASLEKTKAEITVSSMRIKLAKEKRALKIARRNLSIHWENNQPAFESALGDLFAISPLPSLEQLMDRLADNPDLQRWGTELEQRQAVLDREFSKRIPNLNLIGGFRRIEETDDNTLIFGFSIPLQLFDRNQGAISEAHHKLAKVNAEKRAAELKVTKTLLEAYNTVDFSHSQVIEIKTNILPGAQKAFDGVNEGYRFGKFGYLDVLDSQKIFFEAQGQYLEALATHHKAVADVERLIGEPLAPGHQPLATPKGESRP